In one window of Janthinobacterium sp. 1_2014MBL_MicDiv DNA:
- a CDS encoding C13 family peptidase, protein MTATLRAALRPYTLAGLLAFAALGMPPLCAAPGARAPAAETADGGRYFGPLVDGKMHGQGRLEYASGAFYAGGFARGVFSGQGQLRQASGVEYTGAFRQGAFDGLGRYTSPKGEIYTGTFVKGSFDGPGRFQGADGATFEGNFQHWRPHGAGKLTDTDGTVFEGQFVQGQVLGKARVTTADGIHYEGPLKDWKFEGEGVLRTADGDEYRGGFKNGQFDGKGVLRYAVAQADGRREDNGNWTEGQLDDPAADKLTRDNIELALYGQQSLLERALAGVLPRDPAKKINLYLLGVAGDGAQEVFHRETSFVQRQFDRDHGTTGRSLTLVNSRNTVAQLPMATLTSIRASLDSLGAKMDKANDILFLFLTSHGSPEHELALAQNGMDLHSLPAQELASMLKHSGIRWKVIVVSACYAGGFIAPLKDDNTLIITAARSDRTSFGCDDQNDFTYFSEAYFKEALPHSAGFAEAFDKAKVLVQAREAADFSAGGADAEEHSEPQMFQGKAISAHLKAWRAQPR, encoded by the coding sequence ATGACCGCCACGCTCCGCGCCGCCCTTCGCCCCTATACCCTCGCCGGCCTGCTGGCGTTTGCCGCGCTGGGCATGCCGCCGCTGTGCGCCGCACCGGGCGCGCGGGCGCCGGCGGCGGAAACGGCCGATGGCGGACGCTATTTCGGCCCCCTCGTCGACGGCAAGATGCATGGCCAGGGCCGGCTCGAATACGCGAGCGGCGCGTTTTACGCAGGCGGCTTCGCGCGCGGCGTGTTTTCCGGCCAGGGCCAGCTGCGCCAGGCCTCGGGCGTGGAATACACGGGCGCCTTCCGCCAGGGCGCCTTCGACGGCCTCGGGCGCTACACCTCGCCCAAGGGCGAGATTTACACGGGCACCTTCGTCAAGGGCAGCTTTGATGGCCCAGGCCGCTTCCAGGGCGCCGACGGCGCCACGTTCGAAGGCAACTTCCAGCACTGGCGCCCGCATGGCGCCGGCAAGCTGACCGACACCGATGGCACCGTCTTCGAAGGCCAGTTCGTGCAAGGGCAGGTGCTGGGCAAGGCGCGCGTCACGACGGCCGACGGCATCCACTATGAAGGCCCGCTGAAAGACTGGAAATTCGAAGGCGAAGGCGTGCTGCGCACGGCCGACGGCGACGAATACCGGGGCGGCTTCAAGAATGGCCAGTTCGACGGCAAGGGCGTGCTGCGCTACGCCGTGGCGCAGGCCGACGGCCGGCGCGAAGACAACGGCAACTGGACGGAGGGGCAACTCGACGACCCGGCCGCCGACAAGCTGACGCGCGACAACATCGAACTGGCCCTGTACGGCCAGCAATCCTTGCTGGAACGCGCACTGGCCGGTGTACTGCCGCGCGACCCGGCGAAGAAGATCAATCTGTACCTGCTGGGCGTGGCCGGCGACGGCGCGCAGGAAGTGTTTCACCGCGAAACGAGTTTCGTGCAGCGCCAGTTCGACCGCGACCATGGCACGACGGGCCGTTCCTTGACGCTCGTCAATAGCCGCAACACGGTGGCGCAGCTGCCGATGGCCACCCTCACCAGCATCCGCGCCAGCCTCGACAGCCTGGGAGCGAAGATGGACAAGGCCAACGACATCCTGTTCCTCTTCCTCACCAGCCACGGCTCGCCCGAGCACGAACTGGCGCTGGCGCAAAACGGCATGGACCTGCACAGCCTGCCCGCGCAGGAACTGGCCAGCATGCTCAAGCACAGCGGCATCCGCTGGAAGGTCATCGTCGTCTCGGCCTGCTATGCGGGCGGCTTCATCGCGCCCCTGAAGGATGACAATACCCTCATCATCACGGCCGCGCGCAGCGACCGCACCTCGTTCGGCTGCGACGACCAGAACGATTTCACGTATTTCAGCGAAGCGTATTTCAAGGAAGCGCTGCCGCACAGCGCAGGCTTCGCCGAAGCCTTCGACAAGGCCAAAGTGCTGGTGCAGGCGCGCGAAGCGGCCGATTTCAGCGCCGGCGGCGCGGACGCGGAAGAGCATTCGGAGCCGCAGATGTTCCAGGGCAAGGCCATCAGCGCCCACCTGAAGGCGTGGCGCGCCCAGCCGCGTTAA
- the czcI gene encoding cation efflux protein, CzcI family, which translates to MRKFFLILLLFVLPLQMSWAAASAYCLHEEGKAAQHLGHHNHQHKAEAKADADKQPAGDKKVADKQSKGQPHSDCNVCHGIGHAWLPAGSSLPIGDTASVNADTSPFFYASHIPDVPKRPDWSSAA; encoded by the coding sequence ATGCGTAAATTCTTCCTCATTTTGCTGCTGTTCGTGCTTCCGCTCCAGATGTCCTGGGCCGCGGCGAGCGCGTATTGCCTGCACGAGGAAGGCAAGGCGGCGCAGCACCTGGGCCACCACAACCACCAGCACAAGGCGGAGGCCAAGGCCGATGCGGACAAGCAGCCAGCCGGCGACAAAAAAGTAGCTGACAAGCAATCCAAAGGCCAGCCGCACAGCGACTGCAACGTCTGCCATGGCATCGGCCATGCCTGGCTGCCAGCCGGCTCCAGCCTGCCCATTGGCGACACGGCGTCCGTGAATGCGGACACGTCGCCCTTCTTTTACGCCTCCCACATCCCGGACGTTCCCAAGCGTCCCGACTGGTCGTCGGCCGCCTAG
- a CDS encoding TolC family protein, with protein sequence MYRPLSLLLLSVGLLAGNFAHAQTPPEPAAPLTLPAALALADGGNATLSAARHEVAAQGGALQQSRALPNPELQTVLEDTRRATRSTTVQLNQLIELGGKRGARMAVAQRGEDLAQAGLSLQQADTRAAVTTAFIDVLAAQEGLRLADSAQALAARASDITARRVTAGKASPVEETRARVAEASVKLELNLARSALASARQRLAALWGNATPRFTVALGQLETLPELPPASALAARLQQAPAVRQARSALAQRQAMLDVEQRRATPDVTVSVGMKRSEELGRNQAILGLSLPLPLFDRNAGNKLEALRRSDKASDELAAAQIAVQTAVAAASERLATARLDVESLRSDILPGAQSAYDAASKGFEFGKFAFLDVLDAQRTLLQAKNQYLRALTEAQHAAADIERLLGAPASL encoded by the coding sequence ATGTACCGACCCCTCTCTCTGTTATTGCTCTCTGTCGGCCTGCTGGCCGGCAACTTTGCCCACGCGCAAACACCGCCGGAACCGGCCGCCCCGCTGACCCTGCCCGCCGCGCTGGCCCTGGCCGACGGCGGCAACGCCACCCTGTCGGCCGCCCGCCATGAAGTGGCGGCACAGGGCGGCGCCCTGCAGCAGTCGCGCGCCCTGCCCAACCCGGAACTGCAGACCGTGCTGGAAGACACGCGGCGCGCCACGCGCAGCACCACCGTGCAGCTGAACCAGTTGATCGAACTGGGCGGCAAGCGGGGCGCGCGCATGGCCGTCGCCCAGCGCGGCGAAGACCTGGCCCAGGCGGGCCTGTCGCTGCAGCAAGCCGACACGCGCGCCGCCGTCACGACCGCGTTTATCGACGTGCTGGCAGCGCAGGAAGGCTTGCGCCTGGCCGACAGCGCGCAGGCGCTGGCCGCCCGCGCCAGCGACATCACGGCGCGCCGCGTCACGGCCGGCAAGGCTTCGCCCGTCGAGGAAACCCGCGCCCGCGTGGCCGAAGCGAGCGTCAAGCTGGAACTGAACCTGGCGCGCAGCGCCCTGGCCAGCGCGCGCCAGCGCCTGGCCGCCCTGTGGGGCAACGCCACACCCCGCTTCACCGTGGCGCTGGGGCAGCTGGAAACCTTGCCGGAGCTGCCACCGGCCAGCGCACTGGCGGCGCGCCTGCAGCAAGCGCCCGCCGTGCGCCAGGCGCGCAGCGCGCTGGCGCAGCGGCAAGCCATGCTGGACGTGGAACAGCGGCGTGCCACGCCCGACGTCACGGTCAGCGTCGGCATGAAGCGCTCGGAAGAGCTGGGACGCAACCAGGCCATCCTCGGCCTGTCGCTGCCGCTGCCCCTGTTCGACCGCAACGCGGGCAACAAGCTTGAAGCACTGCGCCGCAGCGACAAGGCCAGCGACGAGCTGGCCGCCGCCCAGATCGCCGTGCAAACGGCCGTGGCCGCCGCCAGCGAGCGCCTGGCCACGGCCAGGCTCGACGTGGAAAGCTTGCGCAGCGACATCTTGCCGGGCGCGCAAAGCGCCTACGACGCGGCCAGCAAGGGCTTCGAATTCGGCAAGTTCGCCTTCCTCGACGTGCTCGACGCCCAGCGCACCCTGCTGCAAGCCAAAAACCAGTACCTGCGCGCGCTGACCGAAGCACAGCATGCCGCCGCCGACATCGAGCGCCTGCTGGGCGCGCCCGCCTCCCTGTAA
- a CDS encoding efflux RND transporter periplasmic adaptor subunit, producing the protein MKIKLDKKQGVAIGAIVAAGIVLAVLILGTGGSGSAPAPAAKVEEHGEKKDEHGHAEVEGKLELTAAQGKAAGVVIATAAPGRIQTTVALPGEIRFNEDRTAHVVPRLAGVVEAVQADLGQLVKKGQILAVIASTELSEQRSELLSAQRRLSLARSTYEREEKLWREKISAEQDYLQAQQTWREAEIAVQNAQQKLSALGASGASKGPLNRYDIRAPFDGMVLEKHITLGEAVKEDANIFVISDLSTVWAEIAVPAKDLATVRMGGKAEVKASAFDASAQGTITYVGALLGEQTRTAKARISLANPAMAWRPGLFVSVEVVAGEADAPVTVLTQAIQTVEDKPVVFVQLKDGYQATPVILGRSDGTLTQIKQGLAAGTPYAAQGSFVLKSELGKDSAGHEH; encoded by the coding sequence ATGAAAATCAAACTCGACAAGAAACAAGGCGTCGCCATCGGCGCCATCGTGGCTGCCGGCATCGTGCTGGCTGTTCTGATCCTCGGCACGGGCGGCTCCGGCAGCGCTCCCGCCCCCGCCGCCAAGGTGGAAGAACACGGTGAAAAGAAAGACGAACACGGCCACGCGGAAGTCGAAGGCAAGCTGGAGCTGACTGCCGCGCAAGGCAAGGCGGCCGGCGTCGTCATCGCCACGGCCGCGCCGGGCCGCATCCAGACCACGGTGGCCCTGCCCGGTGAAATCCGCTTCAACGAAGACCGCACGGCGCACGTCGTGCCGCGCCTGGCCGGCGTGGTGGAAGCCGTGCAGGCGGACCTGGGCCAGCTGGTGAAGAAGGGCCAGATACTGGCCGTCATCGCCAGCACGGAACTGTCGGAACAGCGCAGCGAATTGCTGTCGGCGCAGCGGCGCCTGTCGCTGGCCCGCTCCACGTATGAACGCGAAGAAAAACTGTGGCGCGAGAAAATTTCGGCGGAACAGGATTATCTGCAAGCCCAGCAAACGTGGCGCGAAGCGGAAATCGCCGTGCAGAACGCGCAGCAAAAACTCAGCGCGCTGGGCGCCAGCGGTGCCAGCAAAGGGCCACTGAACCGCTACGACATCCGCGCGCCATTCGATGGCATGGTACTGGAGAAACATATCACCCTGGGCGAAGCCGTCAAGGAAGACGCCAACATCTTCGTCATCTCCGACCTGTCGACCGTGTGGGCGGAAATCGCCGTGCCGGCGAAAGACCTGGCCACCGTGCGCATGGGAGGCAAGGCCGAAGTCAAGGCCAGCGCCTTCGATGCCAGCGCGCAAGGCACGATCACCTACGTGGGTGCGCTGCTGGGCGAACAGACGCGCACGGCCAAGGCGCGCATCAGCCTGGCAAACCCCGCCATGGCCTGGCGCCCCGGCCTGTTCGTCAGCGTGGAAGTGGTGGCCGGCGAAGCCGACGCGCCCGTCACCGTGCTGACGCAGGCGATCCAGACGGTGGAAGACAAGCCCGTCGTCTTCGTCCAGCTCAAGGATGGCTACCAGGCCACGCCCGTGATCCTGGGCCGCAGCGATGGCACCTTGACGCAGATCAAGCAGGGACTGGCCGCCGGCACGCCGTACGCGGCGCAAGGCAGCTTCGTCCTGAAATCCGAGCTGGGCAAGGACTCCGCCGGGCATGAACACTGA
- a CDS encoding efflux RND transporter permease subunit, which produces MFERLIRFAIAQRWLVMLAVAAMAGLGIYSYQKLPIDAVPDITNVQVQINTQSAGYSPLETEQRVTFPIETAMAGLPNLEQTRSLSRYGLSQVTVIFKDGTDIYFARQMINERLQEAKESLPAGITPKMGPVSTGLGEIYLWTVETQDGAKKPDGTPYTPTDLREIQDWIIKPQLRNVTGVTEINAIGGYAKQYQVAPYPEKLAAYGISLQDVVTALERNNGNVGAGYIERQGEQLLIRAPGQVASKDDIANIIVANVQGVAIRIRDVADVLIGRELRTGAATENGREVVLGTVFMLIGQNSRAVSQAVDRKMVEINRSLPKGVHAVTVYDRTVLVDKAINTVKKNLLEGAVLVIAILFLFLGNIRAAVITAMVIPLAMLFTFTGMVQYHVSANLMSLGALDFGIIIDGAVVIVENCVRRLAHAQQKLGRPLTLQERFHEVFAASQEARRPLLYGQLIIMVVYLPIFALTGVEGRMFTPMALTVVIALLGAMLLSITFIPAAVALFIGDKVAEKENAIMRAAKRWYAPLLDKVMRNTPVVLTGAAVAVVLSGLLATRMGSEFVPSLNEGDIAIQALRIPGTSLTQSLAMQQQLERKLMDSHKEIARVFARTGTAEIASDPMPPNISDGYIMLKPRDQWPQPKKSREQLLAEIEATASSLAGNNYEFSQPIQLRFNELISGVRSDVAVKLFGDDMAVLDGTAAKIAGVLGKIPGATEVKVEQTTGLPMLTVQIDREQTARYGLNIADVQAAIATAIGGQEAGTLFQGDRRFDIVVRLPDSLRSDLEQLKRLPIALPLGAAAEGRARFIPLGEVASLQVAPGPNQISREDGKRRIVISANVRGRDIGSFVADATQQLQAQVSIPPGYWTSWGGQFEQLQSATKRLELVVPVALALVFVLLFAMFGNVKDGLLVFSGIPFALTGGIIALWLRDIPMSISAAVGFIALSGVAVLNGLVMIAYIRQLREQGMSLQDAIREGAITRLRPVLMTALVASLGFVPMAIATGTGAEVQRPLATVVIGGILSSTALTLLVLPLLYRLAYRRQEEVEMRTAPEGAAVQLSK; this is translated from the coding sequence ATGTTTGAACGCTTGATCCGCTTTGCCATCGCGCAGCGCTGGCTGGTGATGCTGGCCGTGGCCGCCATGGCTGGCCTGGGCATCTACAGCTACCAGAAGCTGCCCATCGACGCCGTGCCCGATATCACCAATGTGCAGGTGCAAATCAATACCCAGTCCGCCGGCTACTCGCCGCTGGAAACCGAGCAGAGGGTCACCTTCCCCATCGAGACGGCCATGGCCGGCTTGCCGAACCTGGAGCAGACGCGCTCGCTGTCGCGCTATGGCCTGTCGCAGGTGACGGTGATCTTCAAGGATGGCACGGACATTTATTTTGCCCGCCAGATGATCAACGAGCGCCTGCAGGAAGCCAAGGAAAGCCTGCCGGCCGGCATTACGCCGAAAATGGGGCCCGTCTCCACGGGCCTCGGCGAAATCTACCTGTGGACGGTGGAAACGCAAGACGGTGCGAAAAAGCCGGACGGCACGCCGTACACGCCAACGGACTTGCGCGAAATCCAGGACTGGATCATCAAGCCGCAGTTGCGCAATGTCACGGGCGTGACGGAAATCAATGCCATCGGCGGCTACGCCAAGCAGTACCAGGTGGCGCCGTATCCGGAAAAACTGGCCGCCTACGGCATCAGCCTGCAAGACGTGGTGACGGCACTCGAACGCAACAATGGCAACGTGGGCGCCGGCTACATCGAGCGGCAGGGCGAACAGCTGCTGATACGCGCGCCGGGCCAGGTGGCGTCGAAGGACGACATCGCCAACATCATCGTCGCCAACGTGCAGGGCGTGGCCATCCGCATCCGCGACGTGGCCGACGTGCTCATCGGGCGCGAGCTGCGCACGGGCGCGGCCACGGAAAACGGCCGCGAAGTGGTGCTGGGCACGGTCTTCATGCTGATCGGGCAAAACAGCCGCGCCGTCTCGCAAGCCGTCGACAGGAAGATGGTGGAGATCAACCGCAGCCTGCCGAAAGGCGTGCACGCCGTCACCGTGTATGACCGCACGGTGCTGGTAGACAAGGCCATCAACACGGTGAAGAAAAACCTGCTGGAAGGCGCCGTGCTGGTGATCGCCATCCTGTTCCTCTTCCTCGGCAATATCCGCGCGGCCGTCATCACGGCCATGGTGATTCCGCTGGCCATGCTGTTCACGTTTACGGGCATGGTGCAATACCACGTCAGCGCCAACCTGATGAGTCTGGGGGCGCTGGACTTCGGCATCATCATCGATGGCGCCGTGGTGATCGTGGAAAACTGCGTGCGCCGCCTGGCCCATGCACAGCAGAAACTGGGACGGCCGCTGACCCTGCAGGAACGTTTTCACGAAGTATTTGCCGCATCGCAAGAGGCGCGCCGCCCCCTGCTGTATGGTCAGCTGATCATCATGGTCGTGTACCTGCCCATCTTCGCCCTCACCGGCGTGGAAGGACGGATGTTCACGCCGATGGCCCTGACGGTCGTCATCGCCCTGCTCGGTGCCATGCTGCTGTCGATTACCTTCATTCCCGCCGCCGTGGCGCTGTTTATCGGCGACAAGGTGGCGGAAAAGGAAAACGCCATCATGCGCGCGGCCAAGCGCTGGTATGCGCCGCTGCTCGACAAGGTGATGCGCAACACGCCCGTCGTCTTGACAGGCGCGGCGGTGGCCGTCGTGCTGTCGGGCTTGCTCGCCACGCGCATGGGCAGCGAATTCGTGCCCAGCCTGAACGAGGGCGACATCGCCATCCAGGCCCTGCGCATCCCCGGCACCAGCCTGACGCAATCGCTGGCCATGCAGCAGCAGCTGGAACGCAAGCTGATGGACAGCCACAAGGAAATCGCGCGCGTGTTCGCCCGCACGGGAACGGCCGAGATCGCCTCCGACCCCATGCCGCCGAATATTTCCGACGGCTACATCATGCTCAAGCCGCGCGATCAGTGGCCGCAGCCGAAGAAGTCGCGCGAGCAATTGCTGGCGGAAATCGAGGCGACGGCCAGCAGCTTGGCGGGCAACAACTACGAGTTTTCGCAACCGATCCAGCTGCGCTTCAATGAGCTGATTTCCGGCGTGCGCAGCGACGTGGCCGTGAAACTGTTCGGCGACGACATGGCCGTGCTCGACGGCACGGCGGCGAAGATTGCCGGCGTGCTGGGCAAGATCCCGGGCGCCACGGAAGTGAAGGTCGAGCAGACGACGGGGCTGCCCATGCTGACGGTGCAGATCGACCGCGAGCAGACGGCCCGCTATGGCCTCAACATTGCCGACGTGCAAGCGGCCATCGCCACGGCCATCGGCGGCCAGGAAGCGGGCACCCTGTTCCAGGGCGACCGCCGCTTCGACATCGTCGTGCGCCTGCCCGACAGCCTGCGCAGCGACCTCGAGCAATTGAAGCGCCTGCCCATCGCCCTGCCCCTGGGCGCGGCGGCGGAAGGCCGTGCCCGCTTCATCCCGCTCGGCGAAGTGGCCAGCCTGCAAGTGGCGCCGGGGCCGAACCAGATCAGCCGCGAAGACGGCAAGCGCCGCATCGTCATCAGCGCGAATGTGCGCGGGCGCGATATCGGCTCGTTCGTGGCCGATGCGACGCAACAGCTGCAGGCGCAGGTCAGCATTCCTCCCGGCTACTGGACCAGCTGGGGCGGCCAGTTCGAGCAGCTGCAATCGGCCACCAAACGCCTGGAACTGGTGGTGCCGGTGGCGCTGGCCCTCGTCTTCGTCTTGCTGTTTGCCATGTTCGGCAACGTCAAGGATGGCTTGCTGGTCTTTAGCGGCATCCCGTTCGCCTTGACGGGCGGCATCATCGCCCTGTGGCTGCGCGACATCCCCATGTCGATCTCGGCGGCCGTGGGCTTCATCGCCCTGTCCGGCGTGGCCGTGCTGAACGGCCTGGTGATGATCGCCTATATCCGCCAGCTGCGCGAACAGGGCATGTCCCTGCAGGACGCCATCCGCGAGGGGGCCATCACGCGCCTGCGGCCCGTCCTGATGACGGCCCTGGTGGCGTCGCTGGGCTTCGTGCCGATGGCCATTGCCACGGGCACGGGCGCCGAAGTGCAGCGCCCGCTGGCCACCGTGGTGATCGGCGGCATCCTGTCGTCGACGGCCCTGACCCTGCTGGTGCTGCCGCTCTTGTACCGGCTGGCGTACCGCCGGCAAGAGGAGGTGGAAATGCGCACCGCGCCCGAAGGCGCGGCGGTACAGCTGAGTAAATAG
- a CDS encoding Npun_F0296 family exosortase-dependent surface protein encodes MKILTTLALVTLTAATATASAAPTFTAGGTALAGEGLVTSVAGATTINFNDGLLPSNYTGAVFTSNHPSYAAQPPNDLTPFYSVGVSDGQITPGMATFSGGLSYFGFYMGSPDTYNSIVFTMGDSSTVVLTGSQMAALGGVSPNGDQSVGLYINAWAGQGASFTSVAFHSPNTNAFESDNHAYIAAVPEPGTYAMLLAGLGLLGFMLRRKAS; translated from the coding sequence ATGAAAATCTTGACTACGCTGGCCCTGGTCACGCTGACAGCCGCGACCGCGACTGCAAGCGCCGCCCCCACCTTCACTGCCGGCGGCACGGCACTGGCAGGTGAAGGCCTCGTCACCTCCGTCGCCGGCGCCACGACGATCAACTTCAACGATGGCTTACTGCCAAGCAACTACACGGGCGCCGTGTTTACCAGCAACCACCCCAGCTATGCCGCGCAACCGCCCAACGATTTGACGCCCTTCTATTCCGTCGGCGTTTCCGATGGCCAGATCACGCCGGGGATGGCCACCTTCAGTGGCGGCCTCAGCTATTTTGGTTTCTACATGGGATCGCCCGACACGTATAACAGCATCGTCTTCACCATGGGCGACAGCAGCACGGTCGTCCTGACCGGTTCGCAAATGGCGGCACTGGGCGGCGTCAGCCCGAATGGCGACCAGTCCGTCGGCCTGTACATCAACGCCTGGGCCGGCCAGGGGGCGAGCTTCACCTCGGTCGCCTTCCACTCGCCGAACACGAACGCGTTTGAAAGCGACAACCACGCCTACATCGCCGCCGTACCGGAACCGGGCACGTATGCCATGCTGCTGGCCGGCCTGGGCCTGCTGGGTTTCATGCTGCGCCGCAAAGCGTCATAA